The Arachis ipaensis cultivar K30076 chromosome B05, Araip1.1, whole genome shotgun sequence nucleotide sequence CGGCCACATTGCCAAAAAAGTTAGTCACATGACAACAAATATTTTCTTACACTACCTGGCTTCGGGTTTATCATTTGTCCTTGTGTTAGTGTTGCTAATTACTACAATATTAAATCGTGTAGAGAGATGCTAGTCCTAGACGACCATTGTAATGAAACAAGGGAGTCACTCCAAACACTGATTCCGGGAAGAATTGTTGTAGATGACGTaagttaatataaattttaatattattcaaaATGGCTCGTGTTGTGATGATGTGATGagttatttttgtgttttgaaaTAAGTTAATAAATTAAGTAAACTATTTTTTTGAGTTGATTTCATTAGGTTCTGAACTTGGAGGCATCCATGTGCACTAAAACTAAGCTCGACGATTTGGATATGAAGTGGTGGTTGCCAACAACATTTGCCATAAGTTACAAAACTATAGCACTGTCCCAACATAAAATTTCATGTCATTTAATTGACATAGTTCTTTATTGTGTATGGGTGGATATTAGCAAATTGCTCTGAGCCCTACTTTCCACTACGCTGAGACACTGAATTTTATCAAAAGAAAATATATGGGCTTTGCAGATAAATTAATGAAGGTACTTAATTTTAAGTTACTTTCTCATGTTTGCAAGTTAGGTGTAGCCAACACAACTCTAATTTTTTCATTTGCTGAAATATATGAATTGGAGATATATGTCCCACTATTTAGAGACGGTCATTGATACCTCATGATTGTCGACTTATGTAACGGTGAATTGGTGTACCTTGATTCGGCTAAGTCCGATGTTGCTGCAGAGAGAAAGGCTCGATTAGATCAGATCAAATATGTGGCAAGAGTATGTTTATGGATTGAATGTCACTATAGAGGAAGGACAACGTGAGTAAGGTGAAGGCCTAACGGTTCCTTCTGTGCATGCCTTCTTTATCGAGAACATGTTGAATGAAAGTGTGTTTTACAAGGATGTTGAGCAAGGCCAAACTTTCTATCCTAGGTGTTCCTCATACATCCTTGTTGAACCAGAAATTGGACAGCAAGCTCCAAATTCGTGAGTGATAGACATCATTATTTTCATTGGATATATCATTATTCTTTCAGCATGACTCACGATGATGGTTATTATTTCAGTGTTGACTGTGGCATTTGGGTTGCACAGTGGATGATTCAATCACATGTTTGGCGAGATTATAATTTGCAGGTAAATGTGATAAACTCCGTTGAGGTTCCACTCAACATGGACACAAAGGACTATCCTAACATATTGCTAATGTTTCTGTAGGTAGTTAATGATGCAACCAGAATGAGATTGGCTGTTGATCTAGTCATGGGCAGGCATAATGTCATCCGCAATGACATTTCTCAGATGGCGGTTGATAGCTGGGATAAGATGGTGAGGTCTTCAGTAAAAAAGACACGGAATGCAACTAATCCACCCTTAAGTCCCAACTTGTCATTTTAGATTGGAGCTGCTTGACTCCTCTATAGTTATGACTACTGTTTTGGTTTAGGGTTATCTACGTACAATCTCCAATTGCAGCATGCCCTGAGTAGTAATCTAGTGCTAGGTAAATATTATCTTGTGTGTACTAGAATCCGAAATTAGATGGGTCAATTATATGAACTCATGACAACCTTTTGGTGGTACCTTTCACTATATATGTGAAGGTGTGTAATCATAGTATGAATGGTATATATCAGGGTTGGAGATAGTTGCATATGCCCTATGGGTCTGTTAGTTGCACTATGAATTGACATGGGTTGATTCTGTCATTATGCTGGGCCCATAGGGAGGTCCAACCCTGCAATATTTTGATTCACATCAGTTGCTATAATTGTATCTTTATTGTTGGTAGTAGCTttctaattaaaaatattttctggaAATTCATTTTCCATCCTACTCTAATAGTCGATGTGATTTTTATTGGGTGAAAACATGGGCTCTAAACAAGAGCCACACACCCAAGAAGAACCCGTTACAACGTAACTAAGTAGTAAAATACGGGAATCCCAGCAAATGGTAATATTATATAATCACGAACATATCTTCTAATTGGTAGAAAATGTGTTCATAGTTGTTGATAACCTATATTATCGGCCCATAATGAGGCAACTGTGACCCAAAGCTTCAAACGAGCATAAAAGGGGGTCACATTTGACATTTCCTGTATACATTACTTAAAAATAAAGCTATTTTTAATACATGAGGACCAATTTGGTGGTCTATGTTAGTAAGTTCATTAAACAGAGTCCCGTTAGGCATAACAATATTCAACATATGCTATGATAGTGCATGTGAAGTACATTAAACCCAGTAAATGTTCGATGTAAAATAGTAAAAAAGCATAATTGAAAATTAATTCGCATGATGCAACCACTGCTCCAGATCACACACGTCCATTGAAGATCACAGCAACGTGACATTTGGACTTCTCTTTTGAAACAAACAGAATCCACTATCACAAACTGGGCTGAGGCCTATACTCTCTACAGATAGTTACTAAATGCTCACCAATGCTATATTCCCTGAATGCTTCATGAATCCCCAGTCCTGTAGAAAACAAAATTTAGAGAAaccagaaaataaacaaaagaagtTTATTGGACTtcaaaaagaatagaaaaagaaatttCAACCGAATCCCTACAAGTTCTAGAAATTCATCTTCCAATAATGTTTGTTGAAGAGAGCAACTTTTAATAGTCTATTATTGCAATCGTACCAGGGTAGGCTACAGATCGATACATTGATTAATGTCTAAATGGGTATTGgatatcaaatttaattataaCGAGATCTTTGATGTTTGTGAATTATCGGCTTTAAGCAACCAAGTAAAAATATAGAACCACCAAGTGTATCCCAACATAATAAAAAAGCAACAAAAAGCTTACATATCATTCAGATCAAAGCGACCTCCTTCCATGACAGATGCTTGGGTGCAAACCATGGCAATCACCCTTTGGTAATAAGCTGTGTTAGTGTCATCTTCAACAATGTGGTCAGCACAAGTCTTAGTTGGATCGGAGATGGTCCCAAAGTTGCATCCGGTCAAACCCGCATCACCTAACTGCATATCATTATACCGGGAAAAATCCCCAATGAATTCAACTTTCATGAGATATACAATACATTGGTTATTTGCTCATGACCCTAGACAATTATAGCATACAGAAAAAAAAAGCCCATGAGTGCTTAATTCTGGTTGTGATCATACCTCCTCCAGCAAAGCAAATTGCTTAATCTCCTGCATCTGTTCATTTAAAGGGGGGACAGGAAGTTTATCTTGTTCATTTCATCTAGCTGTACTTGGTAAGCATCCAGGCATTTTCATTTGGTATGCCCAGTATTCTTACACTTTGTACATTTTCTCTTGCGTCCATTGCTTTTGCCTTTAGACACCTTAGGCGCCCCTTTTGTCCTAACACGCACAGGGTCACGAATAAATTTTAGTTCCCCTTTTGTGTGTTTGACTTCTTCAGCGTGTCCACATTCATGTTCGTGATCCATACATAGCTCCTGAATTCCCTTCATGGCCTTCCCGAACAAATGAAAGTGTTGCACACCTAGGAAAAAAAGCCAGCGGCATGCGGTATGCAATGCACCATGTCTAAGCAAGAAGGACCGGTCGCCTCCATCGTTTGTCTTCTCCACATATTCCTCCAACGCTTTGGCATTCCTCGTCCATCGTTTCATAATCAGCTGCTCTGGGATTTCTTGCAGATGCTCATGCTTCATGACAAAAAAGAGATGGCGACATGGGTATCCGTATTTCGTCCAACCGTCACACCGACACTTGAGCCTTCCCATATTTCGATCAAACAGTACTAGAATAACTCTCCCAGGAGAACCGTACTCTTCCAATGAGTATACCCTTGTGTTCAGAGATCTTCTTACCCGAACCAAATTAACGACTGCAACTCGTTCAATCTCTCGTTTTACGTCCGTAAAGACTTCTTTCGTATANNNNNNNNNNNNNNNNNNNNNNNNNNNNNNNNNNNNNNNNNNNNNNNNNNNNNNNNNNNNNNNNNNNNNNNNNNNNNNNNNNNNNNNNNNNNNNNNNNNNNNNNNNNNNNNNNNNNNNNNNNNNNNNNNNNNNNNTACTGGGAAAGTGTCAATGGTTCTGAATTGGGCTAAAAGCTCGTTATTCCGATAATCACGTACCATTAGCTCCAGGTTCTGCACAAGTTCAAGAATAGTATGCTTCGATTGAAGGGATTTCTTGACTACAACGTTTATACTCTCGCATCGAGATGTGGTCTTAAACCCGGCGCAAAATTTATTCCTAAGATATGCATTCACCCACATTTCCTTCTTACCAAACACCTGCCTCGCCCATAGGCTATCTTGAAGTTTGAACTCTTCAACCGCTAGGTCCCACTCAGTCAGGAATTCACGAATGTCGATGTCCGCATATAACCATCGGTTAAATCGTGATCAGAGTGACGGCTCCTTCACGTTGGCCGTAATATTTTTCTGAAAATGCCATGCACATAGGCGGTGGGTTGCCTTCGGGAATACTAAAGTTATGGCTTTACGCATCGCCTCATCCCCATCTGTAACAACCACTGATGGCTCCTTCATGCACATCACCTCCAACATGTTCTGCAATATCCACTTATACGAATCAAATGTCTCATCCATTAGTAAACCAAAACCGAAAATGGTGGTCTGCTTGTGGTTGTTGGCCCCTGAGAAGATTACCAATGGCCGCCTATACTTGTTCTTCTTGTATGTCCATCGAACGCAAGAACATCCCCGAAGTACTGGTAATCGACTCGGCTGCCCCCATCGGTCCAAAACATATTGCCTAGCATTCCATCATCGGTCAAACTATACCGCGCAATGGCCATCGGATCCGATTCTGTCTTATCTTCTAAATATGCAAGCGCAGCGTCTGCATCGCCTTCCGCAATCGTTACATGCCTTCTTTTATCAATGTGATTATAGGCGTCCTTCTTTAAGAAGCCAACCAACGAGTATCCTCCAGCCATCCCAGCCATATATCGTACACTCTTCGCTGTCGAAATTCCATACTCGTTCAACCCATCTATCTGAGCTTTGGCGGCATTCGTGAGTGACCGGTACTTCGCAATCAAATGCACCATGCAACTAGGGATCAAGTCATTATTGTGCTTGTTTTTAATCTTCCTTACTCGCCATAGAGAAGCACTCTTGTCAAGGTATATGGAGAACTTTGCCTCGCAATTAGTCCTCGTTTCTGGTTTTTGAACCCTCATCCTATCTAACCGATTATAGTGCTTTGCATCTCTCAAACCTTGCCTGTTGCAGAAGAATCTCTGCCTTGTGACAATACCATCCTCATCCTTCCAAGAATCCCCCTTTCTAACTCCAAAGCCGTGATATTTTCCAAACTTCTTATAGAACTTATACGTGTCCTCATCACTCCTAAATACTTTCTTTATTATGTCTTCCACATCTATCCCTTCAACGTCACCAAATTCTCCCATGTCTTGGTAGAAAAATTCACTCTCGGTAGTATTGTGAGTCGTATCCTCATCCACATTCTTTGATCCATTTCTAGTGTAGGCATTCTCTTGACAAGCATTATCGTTGTCATACATCTTGTTGGTGGTTCCCATCTACAGATTCCAAGACAGAACAAGTCCACAAAATCACTATCAACCCATCTCACTTAAGTCGTATTCCCATTAGACAATAAATGAAGCCACTGACAACCACCTAAATGCTATTTCCAAACAAACCTATTCTAATGTCCATCATCCCTATTTAGGTAGCATGCTTAAACTTTTGTAATTAGAGTACACCGAAACGTTAGGAGAAGAACAAGTACTTTACTTTAAATTAGCCCTTTCTAAAATTTCTATCATCTTAGAACCTTCTCTAATAACATTCTACACCCAAACAGATTCAGACACAAACCTACTGCTATAGCAAACTTAAATACTCGCCAAATTAATGACACTAATCATTGCTAAGAATAAACTCCCATACTCCTCTGTACAGAcataacatactaaaataaaatcaGCCAACAAATTATTTGCCAAAAATATGCCAGCAATTCGGAATTATTACATCCTTAAATGACATAAAAATTTGCAGCAAAACCTACTTGTCATCACTTCAAATGTTCACATTCAAGGACCAAAAAAATTAAGTAATGcaaacaaaaatagaaacaaaaccAAATTAACGAAAATAAAGAGTACATAATATTATCTCAATTAACTCTTAAAAAATATTCTCTTTTCATTCTATTGGTATTTAATAACATTCATTTTTTATCATACATAAATGAAAAATTTTAGGCATAGGCCAAATAGAATGATACAATGGGATTATATACTTCTGGGTGTGTTTGGATAAAAATTTAGAAACGGGAGTTTCTGTAAAATTGGTTTTACAAAATTGATTTTCATCAAAAGTAAGTTGGTATTGACGTGGTTTTTGTTTAACAATTTTTATACTAAAATTGATTATAGTGAACTAAGTGTTGTTCGTATCATATTATTCAAATTAACATTTcgataaaatacattcaaaacgacataaatttaaataaattttttatattattttgtaaTCTTATTTTAAGTATTTGAATAAATATTCATACTCATTTTTCTTGTACTCTCAATACTATTTAGTACTCTTATAGAATTAATAGAATcataatataagaaaaaaaaatatttccatACAAAAATAAACAATAGGTCAAAATTTCATATAAACATGACAATTATAAGAattctataaaaataaataaatgatattAGACTTTATTGGATGCTCCCAACACTAAGTCAAACGGGCAGAAGCCCCCAAGATGTGCATCCAACCCTGACTTTTCTCCGAAAAGATTAGATTTAGTAATTATTTTAGCTTAGTGTTTATTTTAGCAATCAACAATGGATTCAATCTTCAGTTATGAACCCCATAAAAATGTTGCCATCATAATCAACCAAATTCAACTCTAATCATTTTCAGCAAAGAAACATGATTTACATATTTATATAAACAAGAAATTAGCTTAGTCACTGTTTCAACAACACAACAACAGATTCAATCTTCAGCCATGGTGTTTCACagcaaataatattaaataactGATTATTCAGCAACACGACAATAAACTCAACTTTCAATCAATACCAAATTCCTTCCGTAACAAACTAATTTAACCTAACTAATTTCACTAACCCATTCAACTTTCAACAAAAATATCAGAGTGCAGTGATGAATGACGTCAACCAAATTGAAACAGAAAGAACACAGAAATTTCTTAAAACTCACCAGATCGGGTTGCACGTCGGAGGTTAACGGTGACGACGAAGCTGACTGCGATGCTCGAGGCAACAATACGACACCAACAACGTCCCACCGCGACTTGCTGCCTCTTCTGCTAGAGATGAACACCGCAGCGTAAACGCGAATCGGAGGCGGCGTCCGAGTTCGATACCGTGACGAAGATATCAGCGATGACGACCGGCCCCGACCCCGGCCCCGGCCCCATATAAGAAGCATTACAATCACTTTAGACTTTTATAATATCAGCAGTGTCATAAACTCATATAATAAACCCACGCATAACTTTTTCTTACTCCATCTCGAATAGAATTTTTTATCTATGGATAACATTACTCTTTTCTTTAGGGCCTCCTAGTAAAGTATACAACTCATTCTCAAACAAAAGAAGTCCGTATAACAACAGCCCAGGGAACCTATCTCCTATGACTTGCTTATTTAACCAAACCATCAAACCATTCTCCCTAATAAAACTCTTTAGCAGAACGGTTCCGTTCTTCTTTGTGCACAGATGTGACTTCACCATTAACGTGTCCTCCTCTAACGTTGACATACAATATCAACATACTATGATTATCTTTGATATAAGTACCACAGAATTTCCCATTAATAATAATACGAATTTATATTTCAAGAGAGTTTATGAATACTTGTTTTAACTTGTTTAGAGTTAAAAACACTGGATTGGGGACCTGGTAAGTTGGAAAGTCGGCCATGGCAGCCTTCCCTCCACCTCCAGCACTAATCATCACTTAAAGATTTTATGTTTCGGCCATAATCATTGTTGGGAATAagaagtatgaccacaatccaatcaatcatgtgtcaaataatttgtcgttgttattatattaaaatgctAATATAAcaaggtccttgattaaatttagagatttatcattgtgatagtgatcataaatattgagagataaatcttttataatttaatctaaattgttctaggtcataggattattaaaaaggacattaataatccgaaaagatcaatatatatatataatgatcttcattggatgaaaattaatagatctcatttattaaattatatatatagatggtgcatatagagatatgaccattgaactgactcattttgagaattcctaatggttataattaccgtatatttgtcaataggatattctcaagatgaacatagtaatagagtttcctttaacctgcgactgtcatagtaattaacaatgtatttattatactttgattccggacacctaataccctagggtgctagttgaatggatattgggtatgatttaaatacttgtagaattaatgattagtcaataagaaatccgtcaactctcggtaaagagtttgagatctatgattataatgactaagatgaataaaaccttggtcaaggggattgaatgaatgaagaaatgtgttttttaggtcattcacagttcattataataatggtaacaagttagagtttgacaattaaaccatactctaagggttaaccaagagctggaaagatggaaggaattatactttgttcttctaaggttcttagtaaaaatatattacttcatactatcgggtcattgaggagtgttgctagacgccaaccttgattagtaaatttagtatgactaatttactacccactTAGTATTGAActtatggggtcacacactaacgagtgttctaatctttgctgtagaattatttaattattattttgatttgatcaaataaataattatattgattcaaatggaatattattatattatttgctagcaccaagaatataataatagtatgatgatTGAGAAtagtaaatgagatttgagaataattagttattctatttgtaaacttgaattctaaatttggatgagatcctaattgattctgtttcaaattgagttatgatatgattcataaatttgaaagattcagatttaaaataacaagatatgatttaaatttgaattgagattcaaatttaaaatcaatgacaaatctcatactatatatatgtatgccaagagtagaggaaaagataagagaataaaacacaagagttttattcctttacttCTATGCatataaatgtatgtgagcctaattcttggagaagaattttatggtgtgcaaagagttgcaagaggtttctcaatttagatcagatgtccattggtcaaggagttgacagcaaaggttggtctcggtgtggatacgcatagcgccttcgtaccatcgaaggagaaagtgatttttactagtGTACACACAAGTATTTAGATTTTatctatatatattaaattattggaataaaatttaagtacaaaatagatctttaaggattactttcttttcttccgttgcgtgttatgaacacatggtaatccttaaGTGGtataagagctttggcttttttgtgtttaaatttttattcctattttcaaaaagtttgtgaattaataggattaattaaaaaattttaagcatGAGATGCAATTATTTCCATTGAGATGATTTTCTAATAAATTagtagttaatttattttaattatttaattttgattaaattatcattcttttaatataaaagttatatttataatcaaatattttatttgattttatttatatattaaattttattgtgattttgatcacaataaaaagaataagatgcaaaatatcttttgtttgtttcatatatatataactgTATATATAAAGgttaaatttgatttgataattttttaaggtTAAACGTTAGTacatgaaaaattaaattttgatttgattgatgtgttattttgatttgattgatgtgttttgaacactataattttagaaattagtttttctgatgttcttgattataaagagcggcctgacaaccaggagttttattttcaagataataATAAGTGTATATATTTGATGTATTaaggatttaattttatatttttacctaGACAACTTgggagtataaaatttaatccaAGAATACTGGTAGAAAGTCTCTAACAATTGAGATAAATCCTAAAAGTTAGGAGTTTGCCAAACaaataaatttatctcttgtttattTACAAGGAGCAACTTGACAACCAGGGCACTTGTACTAaaagatagaatttatttatgcatatgatgatgtataaggagaattaattttatgcTTGAACCTAGACTACCTAgaggtataaaatataattcagttaaataattgtctGACAACCAGATAATTATTTGGGATTATAATTATATGGGatataatttaatcatatttatttggaataggtatgagtaacaacttgacaaccaaggtactcattcacatttctaaatattttttttttcagaaatatagatttcttgatttactttcatattttaaatttttaaatatgtccaCATTTTGTGTGGCACACTTGAAAGTAATATATTAAATACAATTTGAGAATTGTATTTTCAAAGGATTATCATTGAGATGATAATATTCTCCAATAAGATTGGCTTTGGAATGGTCAGAACTTTTGatgtatttataatattattttacatGGGTTGTTTTGACAATCATCGGTTCTAATTTCAAAGGCATCTCTCCACTATTTAATACTGAACATCTTGAGAAGACATGGTGTCCAAAGTAAGATAGTATGACTATCAAAAATTTTGTTTAAACTAGTGGGAGTATTGGAcgatatattttgaattaaacaactttagaagtTGGAATGCCATTAGGCAAATATTCTCGCAAGCATTTTTGgagatttattttgttacaaataatttataattgGCCTTAATATGATTAATATTTATGATCTTTTTAGAAAAACTCAATATGAGTATTGAGGATGAGAATCAAAATTGCTCTTAAGGGTtggtttgaccaataataaagatattgaatatttttattataagagcttaaagtaaaatctctaatATCTAATTGATATTCTATTGAATAGAGAATGAGATTCTCTCAACGCACAAATACTAGTACTTTATGTACTCCATCATGTTTAAAGAAACATAGAATTTGATTTAGTTAAGGATCACTGTTTGTTAAATATTTGCACTACATTTTAGAAATGTtgctaaattaacaaatttttactaaatcaatttttttatccaTATGAGATATGGAAAAGGCATAAGCTGAAACTCAAGAATATTAGAGTTTGGAGATGTCTTATATGTGTTAAGAAATTGCACAACAATAGAATTGATATTAGGTTCaataaatgagatttattggTTACCCTGAAGAAATAATAAGATTATTTTTATCACTCTTCTTATGAAAAAATGTCTGTGATAAGAGGTTAAACTCCTTTTTAAAAAAGGGATTCCATCTTAAAGAAAGAGTGGGAGTACAATTACTTTTATTATAATTGTTTACTACTCAATAGAGGATATACTTTCTCCTGAAAGTATAAAATGTTTGATCGTC carries:
- the LOC107640226 gene encoding protein FAR1-RELATED SEQUENCE 5-like, with the translated sequence MGTTNKMYDNDNACQENAYTRNGSKNVDEDTTHNTTESEFFYQDMGEFGDVEGIDVEDIIKKVFRSDEDTYKFYKKFGKYHGFGVRKGDSWKDEDGIVTRQRFFCNRQGLRDAKHYNRLDRMRVQKPETRTNCEAKFSIYLDKSASLWRVRKIKNKHNNDLIPSCMVHLIAKYRSLTNAAKAQIDGLNEYGISTAKSVRYMAGMAGGYSLVGFLKKDAYNHIDKRRHVTIAEGDADAALAYLEDKTESDPMAIARYSLTDDGMLGNMFWTDGGSRVDYQYFGDVLAFDGHTRRTSIGGHW